The nucleotide window TGCCGCGCCCCCCCCGGCGAGCGCCGGGATGATCGTGACCTCGTCGCCGTCCTGGAGCGTCGTGCTCAGCCCCTGGAGCGCCTCGATGGCCTCGCTGTTGACGTAGATGTTGACGTGGTGGTGGACCTGCCCCTGCTCGTTGCGCACCAGTCCCTTGAGGCCGCCGAAGGAGCGTTCGAGCTCGTCG belongs to Candidatus Methylomirabilota bacterium and includes:
- a CDS encoding MoaD/ThiS family protein; the protein is MSVTVYIPTPFRRATGNRDRIEVGARDVGGLLDELERSFGGLKGLVRNEQGQVHHHVNIYVNSEAIEALQGLSTTLQDGDEVTIIPALAGGGAA